One region of Salvia miltiorrhiza cultivar Shanhuang (shh) chromosome 3, IMPLAD_Smil_shh, whole genome shotgun sequence genomic DNA includes:
- the LOC131017375 gene encoding hypothetical protein At1g04090-like, which translates to MSAGWWECCASSCFGDFQEILQEPEPFSLPQPLPQWPKGKGFATGKISLGELEVVKITNFDKIWSCTPLLGASSGVTFYEPSLVPAGYFSLGHYCQPSDQKLRGYVLAAKCNSSDAPQGLKSSSPPLERPLGYTLVWSESTHRDGSGYIWLPNPPQGYKAMGFVVTTKSGQPDLEEVRCVRGDLTESCEVDEVIFDRNAIFSSGQFYVWSTRACRRGMLCRGVPVGTFYCSKNDSCEELSIACLRNLDSFLDAMPNLEQVHALIQHYGPTLYFHPDEAYLPSSVSWFFDNGALLYKEGMDKGVEVDSHGSVLPCGGCNDGEFWLDLPLDAKGHEYVKSGSIETAELYVHVKPASGGTFTDIAMWIFCPFNGPATVEVASFSFSLSTIGEHVGDWEHYTLRVSNFNGELWSIYYSEHSGGQWVDASELEFIEGNKAVVYASRNGHASFPHEGSYIQGSSALGIGAQNDCARSDYSVDSSTRYRVIAAEYLGDVVAEPPWLQYMREWGPTVVYSSGTELEKILNNLPFFLRFSVESFVELFPTELYGEEGPTGPKEKDNWLGDER; encoded by the exons ATGTCAGCTGGGTGGTGGGAGTGTTGTGCTTCATCTTGTTTTGGTGATTTTCAAGAGATTCTTCAAGAACCAGAGCCTTTTTCTCTGCCTCAACCACTTCCACAATGGCCCAAAG GCAAAGGCTTTGCTACTGGGAAAATTAGCCTAGGGGAGCTAGAAGTAGTTAAAATCACCAACTTTGATAAGATATGGAGCTGCACCCCGTTGCTCGGGGCGTCTAGTGGCGTTACATTCTACGAGCCTAGCCTCGTTCCAGCCGGATACTTCAGCCTCGGCCACTACTGTCAGCCTAGTGATCAGAAACTGAGGGGCTATGTTCTTGCAGCGAAATGCAACTCAAGTGACGCGCCTCAAGGCCTGAAATCGAGCTCCCCGCCTCTTGAAAGGCCTCTAGGTTACACTTTGGTGTGGAGTGAAAGCACTCATCGCGATGGAAGTGGCTACATTTGGCTCCCGAATCCACCACAGGGTTACAAAGCTATGGGATTCGTGGTCACCACGAAATCGGGCCAGCCTGATCTTGAAGAGGTGAGATGCGTCCGAGGTGATCTCACTGAGAGCTGTGAAGTTGATGAGGTCATATTTGATAGGAATGCAATCTTCTCGAGTGGCCAGTTTTACGTGTGGAGCACGAGGGCGTGTAGACGAGGAATGCTCTGTAGAGGTGTTCCCGTTGGCACGTTCTACTGCAGTAAAAACGACAGTTGTGAGGAACTGAGCATCGCTTGCTTGAGAAACCTCGATTCTTTCTTGGATGCAATGCCGAATCTGGAGCAGGTTCACGCGCTGATTCAGCACTACGGGCCGACTCTTTACTTCCACCCCGATGAAGCCTACTTGCCCTCATCGGTTTCTTGGTTCTTCGACAATGGAGCCCTTCTCTACAAAGAGGGGATGGATAAAGGAGTGGAGGTTGATTCTCACGGCTCGGTTTTACCTTGTGGTGGCTGCAACGACGGGGAGTTCTGGCTCGACTTGCCACTGGACGCAAAGGGCCACGAGTATGTGAAATCGGGAAGCATTGAGACAGCAGAGCTTTATGTTCATGTGAAGCCAGCTTCAGGAGGGACCTTCACAGACATTGCAATGTGGATATTTTGCCCCTTCAACGGCCCGGCCACGGTCGAGGTCGCCTCGTTCAGCTTCTCCCTCAGCACGATAGGCGAGCACGTCGGGGACTGGGAGCACTACACGCTCCGTGTGAGCAACTTCAACGGGGAGCTCTGGAGCATTTACTACTCGGAGCACAGCGGGGGGCAGTGGGTGGATGCCTCCGAGCTGGAGTTCATCGAGGGGAACAAGGCCGTCGTGTATGCATCGAGGAACGGCCACGCTAGCTTCCCCCACGAGGGGTCCTACATACAGGGCTCGTCTGCACTCGGGATTGGTGCGCAGAACGACTGTGCTAGGAGCGATTACTCGGTGGATTCTAGCACGAGGTACCGGGTCATTGCGGCTGAGTACCTTGGCGATGTCGTTGCGGAGCCGCCGTGGCTGCAGTACATGAGGGAATGGGGTCCAACTGTTGTGTACAGCTCAGGGACTGAGCTGGAGAAGATACTGAACAACCTCCCATTTTTCCTCAGGTTTTCAGTGGAGAGCTTTGTGGAGCTTTTTCCGACGGAGCTCTACGGCGAGGAGGGGCCGACGGGGCCGAAGGAGAAGGATAACTGGTTGGGGGATGAGAGGTGA
- the LOC131017377 gene encoding uncharacterized protein LOC131017377: MSRVPFQLLELSILSAQDLAPAIKNLSKNLKTYAVTWVNPDRKLRTRPDPKGGNNPHWNQKFIFRVEDKLLDSDSASVVVEIYTIGWLKDTLVGSVSVLLRDLIPSAARRDRRVVALQVRRPHSGRPQGILSMGVALLDNTMKSMPLCAAFAGAPAGTAAGGGDATGEKRKLVRTLSDQTDLSKMVPGERKRKRGGSVCSVATGYGGGSVVNPAVGGEGGGSMLNGSEVSDLGPSPSVVAIAVAHGLYPLQQRPAPKKGGSVLEDWTVEEESSVEDLQTKLEQWRLEQHQGYQRLGGDGKSSKRQKKRDHRRSRSVGGGEGDGRFSCFGNACGCEFTIAYGGGGRKNRRRDSASSKCSDSEL; the protein is encoded by the coding sequence ATGTCGAGAGTCCCTTTCCAGCTCTTGGAGCTGAGCATTCTCTCAGCACAGGATCTCGCTCCCGCCATCAAGAATCTCTCGAAGAATCTCAAGACCTACGCCGTCACATGGGTCAACCCGGACCGCAAGCTccgaacccgacccgacccgaagGGCGGTAACAACCCACATTGGAATCAAAAGTTCATATTCCGGGTCGAGGACAAGCTTCTGGATTCGGACTCAGCCTCCGTCGTCGTCGAGATCTACACCATCGGGTGGCTTAAAGACACCCTCGTCGGCTCCGTCTCCGTCCTCCTCCGGGACCTCATCCCATCCGCCGCCCGCCGCGACCGGCGGGTGGTGGCTCTGCAGGTCCGCCGCCCCCACTCTGGGCGACCGCAAGGGATCCTCAGCATGGGCGTTGCGCTCCTCGACAACACTATGAAGAGCATGCCGCTTTGCGCAGCATTCGCTGGCGCCCCCGCCGGAACCGccgccggcggcggcgacgccaCCGGAGAGAAGAGGAAACTCGTCCGGACACTGAGCGATCAGACGGATTTGTCGAAGATGGTTCCGGgagagaggaagaggaagaggggtGGATCGGTTTGCTCCGTCGCCACCGGCTACGGCGGCGGCTCCGTCGTTAATCCGGCCGTCGGCGGCGAAGGTGGGGGTTCGATGCTGAATGGCTCGGAGGTGTCGGATTTGGGACCATCGCCATCGGTGGTGGCGATTGCGGTGGCGCACGGGCTGTACCCGCTGCAGCAGCGGCCGGCGCCGAAGAAGGGGGGCTCGGTGCTGGAGGATTGGACGGTGGAAGAGGAGTCGAGCGTGGAGGATTTGCAGACGAAGCTGGAGCAGTGGCGGCTGGAACAGCACCAGGGGTACCAGAGGCTCGGCGGCGACGGCAAGAGTAGCAAGAGGCAGAAGAAACGGGACCACCGCCGTAGTAGATCGGTGGGCGGCGGCGAGGGCGACGGCCGGTTCTCGTGCTTCGGAAATGCGTGCGGCTGCGAGTTCACAATAGCTtacggcggcggcggaaggAAGAATAGGCGTCGTGATTCTGCTAGCAGCAAATGTAGTGATTCAGAATTGTAA
- the LOC131017376 gene encoding uncharacterized protein LOC131017376, which translates to MDPTATPAATSTITTQGPPPPSTSGPAGAPLPAQVLEISLISAQDLTPLSKSMRTYAVAWINPDQKVTTRTDQHHTNPTWNDKFTFHVDIQALFDANAALHVEIYTVSWFRHVLVGTVNVLVSDLLAPVLQASSQQSTRFIALQVRRPSGTPQGILNMGITFHDHSLRAMLRQHHQDNFSEIYGKGPAPPREAGNHREGGSDAGWRKKIQLWRRSSSESEINPDDFPLKAGSVCNGSMINGSVCNGSMINGSELCSDIGPSASIVAADLAMKMQPPPPVVRRPIIRHVDADDSRSSVVGELTMEEAIAKGYRTRTTGERWRRVVYDGDQSELSNISDRHSRRNSDGGLFSCFVYGIEFRIACGGGNNIPDGGRHGGASAGRRKELH; encoded by the coding sequence ATGGATCCCACAGCCACCCCCGCCGCCACCTCCACCATCACCACTCAGGGTCCGCCACCGCCCTCCACCTCGGGCCCCGCCGGGGCACCCCTCCCGGCCCAGGTCCTCGAGATCAGCCTCATATCCGCTCAAGATCTAACCCCCCTTTCGAAATCCATGCGCACCTACGCGGTCGCATGGATCAACCCTGACCAGAAGGTCACAACCCGAACCGACCAACACCACACGAATCCCACGTGGAACGACAAATTCACGTTCCACGTGGACATTCAGGCCTTGTTTGATGCCAATGCGGCCCTCCACGTGGAGATCTACACGGTGTCGTGGTTCCGCCACGTCCTCGTGGGGACGGTCAACGTCCTCGTCAGCGACCTCCTCGCCCCGGTCCTCCAGGCCTCGTCGCAACAAAGCACGAGATTCATCGCCCTCCAAGTCCGTCGCCCCTCCGGCACCCCTCAGGGCATCCTCAACATGGGCATCACCTTCCATGACCACAGCCTCCGCGCCATGCTCCGGCAGCACCACCAAGACAACTTCTCCGAGATCTACGGAAAGGGCCCCGCCCCGCCTCGGGAAGCGGGTAATCATCGAGAAGGCGGCAGCGACGCCGGTTGGCGCAAGAAAATCCAGCTgtggcggcgctcctccagcgaatCCGAGATCAACCCGGATGACTTCCCTCTAAAGGCGGGATCCGTTTGCAACGGATCTATGATCAACGGATCCGTTTGCAACGGGTCCATGATAAACGGGTCGGAGCTGTGCTCCGACATCGGGCCGTCGGCCTCCATCGTGGCGGCTGACCTGGCCATGAAGATGCAGCCGCCGCCTCCGGTGGTGAGGCGCCCGATCATCAGACACGTGGATGCCGATGATTCGAGGAGCTCAGTTGTCGGGGAGCTGACGATGGAAGAGGCCATAGCCAAAGGATACAGAACCCGAACCACTGGAGAGAGGTGGCGGAGGGTGGTTTACGACGGCGATCAGTCGGAGTTGTCAAACATAAGCGACCGCCACTCGCGGCGGAACTCCGACGGCGGCCTGTTCTCGTGTTTCGTGTACGGGATTGAGTTCCGGATAGCGTGCGGCGGTGGCAACAATATTCCAGACGGCGGTAGACACGGCGGCGCCAGCGCGGGTAGAAGGAAAGAATTACATTAG
- the LOC131018259 gene encoding F-box/FBD/LRR-repeat protein At3g26920-like, whose product MEHKAISRKRKKEEVGIDGANKKHRSDNGGIDKLPNDVLINIVSRMSFKEAVRASVLARRWRCLWKFYHGTMRFDVRDISPRNLMGIEKFKSCANTVMELHQGRDVEGVVVHLEGIVNGGLFQPMSRALDELVYFATHKEVQTLEVKLSLKFLNYRRYELPHVGWLKSPLPYSSLRALRLTHVDVTDEQVCYLLASCHSLEELCIRSANKLNNLRVVG is encoded by the exons ATGGAGCACAAGGCGATATCCAGAAAACGAAAGAAAGAGGAGGTG GGAATAGATGGTGCTAATAAAAAGCATAGGAGCGATAATGGTGGTATTGACAAGTTACCTAATGATGTACTAATCAACATTGTGTCTCGCATGAGCTTCAAGGAAGCCGTGAGGGCGAGTGTCCTTGCACGTAGATGGAGATGTCTGTGGAAGTTTTACCACGGGACTATGCGATTTGATGTTAGGGATATCTCCCCCAGAAACCTAATGGGAATAGAAAAGTTCAAGTCTTGCGCGAATACTGTGATGGAGCTTCATCAAGGCCGGGATGTTGAGGGCGTTGTCGTTCACCTTGAGGGCATAGTGAATGGTGGGCTATTTCAGCCGATGAGCCGTGCACTCGATGAATTGGTGTATTTTGCTACTCATAAGGAAGTTCAAACGCTCGAAGTGAAGCTCTCATTGAAATTCTTGAATTATCGCAGATATGAATTACCACATGTTGGGTGGTTGAAATCCCCTTTGCCTTACAGCAGCCTGAGAGCCCTTAGATTGACCCATGTTGATGTCACTGACGAGCAGGTTTGTTATCTCCTAGCGTCGTGTCACAGTCTCGAAGAGCTCTGCATACGGTCCGCTAACAAGCTGAACAATCTTCGTGTTGTTGGA